Proteins encoded together in one Streptomyces sp. NBC_01216 window:
- a CDS encoding IS701 family transposase, protein MGRIAGRFVRVEPRRRARAFVLGLLSGLPRKNCWTLAEHAGDAAPYGLQHLLSRARWDADAVRDDIRGFVVEYLHHEDAVLVVDETGDLKKGTGTVGVQRQYTGTAGRIENSQVAVYLAYSTPLGHAAIDRELYVPRSWTEDPARCRAAGIPDAVGFTTKPALAARMIGRALDAGVAASWVAGDEVYGGNPHLRTELERRETGYVLAVACDHQIATRAGKLRADALVKMLPKRAWQKLSAGAGAKGHRFYDWALADIADDRPGHRQLLVRRNRRTRELAFYRCYSAIRVPLSTLVRVAGRRWTVEETFQSGKGLAGLDEHQVRRWTSWHRWVTLAMLAHAFLTVVRADEHARHSKPDGLIPLTCNEIQHLFTALVVRPVHDAAHRLDWSHWRRRHQARSQASHYQRQAAQT, encoded by the coding sequence ATGGGCCGTATTGCGGGACGGTTCGTCCGGGTGGAACCCCGGCGCCGGGCACGGGCGTTCGTGCTCGGGTTGTTGTCGGGCCTGCCGCGCAAGAACTGCTGGACGCTCGCCGAGCATGCTGGGGACGCGGCCCCGTACGGTCTGCAGCACCTGCTGTCGAGGGCCAGGTGGGACGCCGACGCGGTACGCGATGACATCCGCGGCTTCGTCGTTGAGTACCTGCACCACGAGGACGCGGTGCTGGTCGTGGACGAGACCGGCGACCTGAAGAAGGGCACCGGCACGGTGGGCGTGCAGCGCCAGTACACCGGCACCGCAGGCCGCATCGAGAACAGCCAGGTCGCCGTCTACCTCGCCTACTCAACCCCGCTCGGGCACGCGGCGATCGACCGGGAGCTGTATGTTCCGCGCTCCTGGACCGAGGACCCGGCCCGCTGCCGGGCCGCCGGGATACCCGACGCCGTCGGCTTTACCACGAAACCCGCCCTCGCCGCCCGCATGATCGGCCGCGCCCTGGATGCCGGCGTTGCCGCATCCTGGGTGGCGGGCGATGAGGTCTACGGAGGCAACCCGCATCTGCGGACCGAGCTGGAGAGACGCGAGACCGGCTACGTGCTCGCCGTGGCCTGTGACCACCAGATCGCCACCCGAGCGGGCAAGCTCCGCGCCGACGCCCTGGTCAAGATGCTGCCGAAGCGGGCCTGGCAGAAACTCTCCGCTGGTGCCGGCGCCAAGGGGCACCGCTTCTACGACTGGGCCCTGGCCGACATCGCCGACGACCGGCCGGGCCACCGTCAGCTGCTCGTCCGCCGCAACCGGCGCACCCGTGAACTTGCCTTCTACCGCTGCTACTCGGCAATCCGGGTTCCGCTGTCCACTCTGGTGCGGGTCGCCGGGCGCAGATGGACGGTCGAGGAGACCTTCCAGTCCGGCAAGGGCCTGGCCGGACTGGACGAGCACCAGGTCAGACGCTGGACGTCCTGGCACCGCTGGGTCACCCTCGCGATGCTCGCCCACGCCTTCCTCACCGTCGTCCGCGCCGACGAACATGCCCGCCACTCGAAGCCGGACGGGCTGATACCGCTCACCTGCAACGAGATCCAGCACCTGTTCACCGCGCTCGTCGTCCGGCCCGTCCACGACGCGGCTCACCGGCTCGACTGGTCCCACTGGCGACGCCGCCACCAGGCCCGATCCCAGGCCAGCCACTATCAGCGACAAGCCGCCCAGACATGA
- a CDS encoding transglycosylase domain-containing protein has translation MSDGQPPHPGWEPKDPTLPTRPATARTTAERRTRDRRTARARPRRRRVLRTLFGLFLLGTLLAAGAFVAGYLLVHIPPANSAALAQSNVYLYRDGTQIARDGEVNRESIRLDRVPLGVRRAVLAAEDRDFYSGRAVDPKAMVRAAWNTLNGKGRQSGSTLTQQYVKNYYLGQEQTVTRKVKEFFIAIRLDREKSKDEILEGYLNTSYFGRNAYGIQAAARAYYGKDAENLDTTEGAYLAALLNAPTAYDIVAHPENRPKVLARWNYVLDGMVKEKWLRPDTRATAAFPVPRTTRTTTGLSGQRGYIVRAVEDHLTGSGAIDAKTLARGGYRITTTLDRTKQDAFVTAVHDQVASRLDPDRNPVDRFVRVGGAAVDPATGHVLALYGGVDYTKQYVNNATRRDYQVGSTFKPFVFTAAVQNGAQTQDGRPITPNTNYDGTDRRPVDGWPGEPYGPANEDHASYGDLTVRAATDLSVNAVYAQMAVDVGPATVRDTAVALGLPATTPDLTASPSIALGPATASVLDLAEAYATLAHHGTHHPYILVRSVSRNGRALHLPAPESTQAVTREAADTTTAILRSVVEGGTGTAALSAGRPAAGKTGTAEEDRAAWFAGYTPDLATVVTLMGQHPETGEQRSLYGALGLPRVDGGGPPAEIWAQFTREALAGSDPEYFELQVGAGSEGIFDPLNPPLPDGPDGRPQDPREQDGQRDHDGPDGQQALGPQHPPRPPLPPRLPAPQGAPDTRTAPGGGTGPADGDTPAPSPGRAGAPPFHGADPAQDTPRPPEVPPAPPAPRPDRQP, from the coding sequence ATGAGCGACGGCCAGCCACCGCACCCCGGCTGGGAACCAAAGGACCCCACCCTCCCCACCAGGCCCGCCACGGCCCGGACCACGGCCGAGCGCCGCACCCGCGACCGGAGGACGGCCCGCGCACGCCCCCGCCGACGACGTGTCCTGCGGACTCTCTTCGGCCTGTTCCTCCTCGGCACCCTGCTGGCGGCCGGCGCCTTCGTCGCCGGCTACCTGCTCGTCCACATCCCGCCGGCCAACTCCGCCGCCCTCGCGCAGTCCAACGTCTACCTCTACCGCGACGGCACGCAGATCGCCCGCGACGGCGAGGTCAACCGCGAGAGCATCCGCCTCGACCGCGTCCCCCTCGGTGTCCGGCGGGCCGTCCTCGCCGCGGAGGACCGGGACTTCTACTCCGGGCGTGCCGTCGACCCCAAGGCCATGGTCCGCGCCGCCTGGAACACCCTCAACGGCAAAGGCAGACAGTCCGGCTCCACCCTCACCCAGCAGTACGTCAAGAACTACTACCTCGGCCAGGAACAGACCGTCACCCGCAAGGTCAAGGAGTTCTTCATCGCGATCCGGCTCGACCGCGAGAAGAGCAAGGACGAGATCCTCGAGGGGTACCTCAACACCAGCTACTTCGGCCGCAACGCCTACGGCATCCAGGCCGCCGCCCGCGCCTACTACGGCAAGGACGCCGAGAACCTCGACACCACCGAGGGCGCGTACCTCGCCGCACTGCTCAACGCGCCCACCGCGTACGACATCGTCGCCCACCCCGAGAACCGGCCCAAGGTCCTCGCCCGCTGGAACTACGTCCTCGACGGCATGGTCAAGGAGAAGTGGCTGCGCCCCGACACCCGGGCCACCGCCGCCTTCCCCGTGCCGCGCACCACCCGCACCACGACCGGCCTCTCCGGCCAGCGCGGATACATCGTGCGGGCCGTCGAGGACCACCTCACCGGCAGCGGAGCCATCGACGCGAAGACGCTGGCCCGCGGCGGGTACCGGATCACCACCACCCTCGACCGGACGAAGCAGGACGCCTTCGTCACCGCGGTCCACGACCAGGTCGCGTCTCGGCTGGACCCGGACCGCAACCCGGTCGACCGCTTCGTCCGCGTCGGTGGAGCCGCCGTCGACCCGGCCACCGGACACGTCCTCGCTCTCTACGGCGGCGTCGACTACACCAAGCAGTACGTCAACAACGCCACCCGCCGTGACTACCAGGTCGGCTCCACCTTCAAGCCCTTCGTCTTCACCGCCGCCGTCCAGAACGGCGCGCAGACCCAGGACGGCCGCCCGATCACCCCGAACACGAACTACGACGGCACCGACCGCCGCCCCGTGGACGGCTGGCCCGGCGAACCCTACGGCCCGGCCAACGAGGACCACGCCTCGTACGGCGACCTGACCGTCCGGGCCGCCACCGACCTGTCCGTCAACGCGGTCTACGCCCAGATGGCGGTCGACGTCGGCCCGGCCACGGTCCGCGACACCGCCGTCGCCCTGGGGCTGCCGGCCACCACACCCGACCTGACGGCCTCCCCCTCCATCGCGCTCGGCCCCGCCACCGCGAGCGTCCTCGACCTGGCCGAGGCGTACGCCACCCTCGCCCACCACGGCACACACCACCCGTACATCCTGGTCCGCTCGGTCAGCAGGAACGGCCGCGCACTGCACCTGCCCGCCCCCGAAAGCACACAGGCCGTCACCCGGGAGGCCGCCGACACCACGACCGCGATCCTCCGCAGCGTCGTCGAAGGCGGCACGGGCACGGCGGCGCTCTCGGCCGGCCGGCCCGCCGCAGGCAAGACGGGCACCGCCGAGGAGGACCGCGCCGCCTGGTTCGCCGGCTACACCCCCGACCTCGCGACGGTGGTCACGTTGATGGGCCAGCACCCGGAGACCGGCGAACAGCGATCCCTGTACGGGGCGCTCGGCCTTCCCCGCGTCGACGGCGGCGGACCCCCCGCGGAGATCTGGGCCCAGTTCACCCGCGAGGCACTGGCCGGCTCCGACCCGGAGTACTTCGAACTCCAGGTGGGCGCGGGCTCCGAGGGGATCTTCGACCCACTGAACCCGCCGCTGCCCGACGGACCCGACGGAAGACCGCAGGACCCCCGGGAACAGGACGGACAGCGGGACCATGACGGCCCCGACGGCCAACAGGCACTCGGCCCACAGCATCCGCCGCGCCCCCCGTTGCCGCCGCGGCTGCCCGCCCCCCAGGGGGCACCGGACACGCGGACCGCGCCCGGCGGAGGAACCGGCCCCGCGGACGGCGATACCCCGGCCCCGTCCCCCGGACGCGCCGGAGCACCCCCCTTCCACGGCGCCGACCCGGCACAGGACACACCCCGGCCGCCCGAGGTACCACCCGCGCCGCCGGCGCCACGGCCCGACCGACAGCCCTGA
- a CDS encoding GroES family chaperonin, with product MSENTHDKLPIRMLHDRVLVRTDSPEGERRSGGGILIPATAAVGRRLAWAEVVAVGQNVRTVETGDRVLYDPEDRAEVEVRGVAYVLMRERDLHAVAADRFQGTTDSTGLYL from the coding sequence GTGAGCGAGAACACCCACGACAAGCTGCCCATCCGGATGCTCCACGACCGCGTCCTGGTCCGGACCGACTCTCCCGAGGGGGAGCGGCGTTCGGGCGGCGGCATCCTGATTCCTGCCACCGCCGCCGTCGGGCGCAGGCTGGCCTGGGCCGAGGTCGTCGCGGTCGGCCAGAACGTCCGTACGGTCGAGACCGGGGACCGGGTCCTCTACGACCCGGAGGACCGCGCCGAGGTCGAGGTGCGGGGCGTCGCGTACGTCCTGATGCGGGAGCGCGACCTGCACGCGGTGGCCGCCGACCGCTTCCAGGGGACGACGGACTCCACAGGGCTGTACCTGTAG
- a CDS encoding DUF3618 domain-containing protein — protein MSDARTPAQIEADIVRRRDQLAVTLDEIGIRMHPKTIIGDAKAKATSTVDHTAGRVFDAVNRAVSGVKARFTHEDGAPRLERVVPAALAVVALVGVLAVSSRKHKA, from the coding sequence GTGTCGGATGCCAGGACCCCTGCGCAGATCGAGGCGGACATCGTCCGCCGGCGCGACCAGCTCGCCGTCACGCTCGACGAGATCGGCATTCGGATGCACCCGAAGACGATCATCGGTGACGCCAAGGCCAAGGCGACCTCCACGGTCGACCACACCGCCGGACGGGTGTTCGACGCCGTGAACCGAGCCGTGTCCGGGGTGAAGGCCCGCTTCACCCACGAGGACGGCGCCCCGCGCCTGGAGCGGGTGGTGCCCGCGGCCCTGGCCGTCGTGGCCCTCGTCGGGGTACTCGCGGTCTCGTCCCGGAAGCACAAGGCATGA
- a CDS encoding DUF445 domain-containing protein: MSETRTEAGPADGPGDAARVSGARAGARKPLAAFAYTAADEEKSRGVRRMKTFATGLLLFVALVYAVATWAGNEGGGAWTGYVAAAAEAGMVGALADWFAVTALFRRPLGLPIPHTAIIPTKKDQLGASLGSFVGENFLSADIVRGRLHGLGIAGRLGAWLAEPAHADRVTRELATALRGALTVLRDADVQAVVGEAITRRAEAAEIAPGIGKTLEKIVSDGSHRRAVDLVCVKAHDWLVFHADSVMDAVQGGAPGWTPRFVDRRVGERVYKELLRFVTEMRDMPGHPARSAIDRFLRDFAADLQGDTDTRARVERLKSELLARPEIQDVIASAWSSVRNLIIAAAEDDRSQLRLRARASLMSLGGRLVTDGRLQAKVEGWAEDAAAYVVTTYRGEITSLISDTVASWDATQTSRKIEANIGRDLQFIRVNGTVVGALAGLAIYTVSHALGG; this comes from the coding sequence ATGAGCGAGACGAGGACCGAGGCGGGGCCGGCGGACGGGCCGGGGGACGCGGCCCGTGTCTCCGGTGCCCGTGCCGGGGCGAGGAAGCCGCTGGCGGCTTTCGCGTACACGGCGGCGGACGAGGAGAAGAGCCGCGGGGTCCGCCGGATGAAGACCTTCGCGACGGGCCTGCTGCTGTTCGTGGCCCTCGTGTACGCCGTGGCGACCTGGGCGGGGAACGAGGGAGGGGGAGCCTGGACCGGGTACGTCGCCGCCGCGGCGGAGGCGGGCATGGTGGGCGCGCTCGCGGACTGGTTCGCGGTGACGGCGCTCTTCCGACGCCCGCTGGGGCTGCCGATTCCGCACACGGCGATCATCCCCACGAAGAAGGACCAGCTCGGAGCCTCACTCGGCTCCTTCGTGGGCGAGAACTTCCTGTCGGCCGACATCGTACGGGGCCGGCTGCACGGTCTGGGTATCGCGGGCCGGCTGGGCGCCTGGCTCGCCGAGCCCGCGCACGCGGACCGGGTGACGAGAGAGCTGGCCACGGCGCTGCGCGGGGCGTTGACCGTGCTGCGGGACGCCGACGTGCAGGCGGTCGTCGGCGAGGCGATCACCCGGCGCGCGGAGGCGGCGGAGATCGCGCCGGGCATCGGCAAGACCCTGGAGAAGATCGTCTCGGACGGTTCGCACCGCCGGGCCGTGGATCTGGTGTGCGTCAAGGCGCACGACTGGCTGGTCTTCCACGCCGACTCGGTGATGGACGCCGTCCAGGGCGGGGCGCCGGGGTGGACGCCGCGTTTCGTGGACCGCCGGGTGGGCGAGCGGGTCTACAAGGAGCTGCTCCGCTTCGTCACGGAGATGCGGGACATGCCGGGCCACCCGGCGAGGTCGGCGATCGACCGCTTCTTGAGGGACTTCGCCGCCGACCTGCAGGGCGACACGGACACCCGGGCGCGGGTGGAGCGCCTGAAGTCCGAACTGCTGGCCCGGCCGGAGATCCAGGACGTCATCGCCTCGGCGTGGTCGTCCGTACGGAACCTGATCATCGCGGCGGCCGAGGACGACAGGAGCCAGTTGCGGCTGCGGGCGCGGGCCTCGCTGATGTCGCTCGGCGGCCGGCTGGTGACGGACGGCCGCCTGCAGGCGAAGGTGGAAGGCTGGGCAGAGGACGCGGCGGCCTACGTGGTCACCACGTACCGGGGCGAGATCACGTCCCTGATCAGTGACACGGTCGCGAGCTGGGACGCGACGCAGACCTCCCGCAAGATCGAGGCGAACATCGGCCGCGACCTCCAGTTCATCCGCGTCAACGGCACGGTCGTCGGCGCCCTGGCCGGCCTGGCGATCTACACGGTGAGCCACGCCCTGGGCGGGTGA
- the bcp gene encoding thioredoxin-dependent thiol peroxidase has translation MSERLQPGDEAPAFTLPDADGNAVSLADHRGRKVIVYFYPAALTSGCTKQACDFTDNLDLLAGAGYDVIGVSPDKPEKLARFREKESLKVTLVGDPDKKVLEEYGAFGEKKLYGKTVTGVIRSTVVVDEHGKVERALYNVKATGHVAKIIKDLGI, from the coding sequence ATGAGCGAGCGACTTCAGCCCGGCGACGAGGCCCCCGCCTTCACCCTGCCCGACGCGGACGGCAACGCGGTCTCGCTCGCCGACCACCGGGGGCGGAAGGTGATCGTCTACTTCTACCCGGCGGCCCTCACCTCGGGCTGTACGAAGCAGGCATGCGACTTCACGGACAACCTCGACCTGCTGGCGGGCGCCGGCTACGACGTCATCGGCGTGTCCCCGGACAAGCCGGAGAAGCTGGCGAGGTTCCGCGAGAAGGAGTCCCTGAAGGTCACCCTGGTAGGCGACCCGGACAAGAAGGTCCTGGAGGAGTACGGCGCCTTCGGCGAGAAGAAGCTGTACGGCAAGACGGTGACGGGCGTCATCCGCTCGACGGTCGTCGTCGACGAGCACGGCAAGGTCGAGCGCGCCCTGTACAACGTGAAGGCGACGGGCCATGTAGCCAAGATCATCAAGGACCTGGGTATCTGA
- the rph gene encoding ribonuclease PH — MSRIDGRTPEQLRPVTIERGWSKHAEGSVLVSFGDTRVFCTASVTEGVPRWRKGSGEGWITGEYSMLPRATNTRGDRESVRGKIGGRTHEISRLIGRSLRAVADYKALGENTVVLDCDVLQADGGTRTAAITGAYVALADAVHWAQNKKLVKAGRKPLTGTVAAVSVGIVDGTPLLDLCYEEDVRAETDMNVVCTGDGRFVEVQGTAEAEPFDRKELNALLDLASGGCAELAEIQRKALEGTL, encoded by the coding sequence ATGTCTCGAATCGACGGCCGTACCCCCGAACAGCTCCGCCCCGTCACCATCGAACGCGGATGGAGCAAGCACGCCGAGGGCTCCGTCCTCGTCTCCTTCGGCGACACCCGGGTCTTCTGCACCGCCTCCGTCACCGAAGGCGTCCCGCGCTGGCGCAAGGGCAGCGGCGAAGGATGGATCACCGGCGAGTACTCCATGCTCCCGCGCGCCACCAACACCCGCGGCGACCGCGAATCCGTCCGCGGCAAGATCGGTGGACGCACCCACGAGATCTCCCGCCTCATCGGCCGCTCACTGCGCGCCGTCGCCGACTACAAGGCACTCGGCGAGAACACCGTCGTTCTCGACTGCGACGTCCTCCAGGCCGATGGCGGAACCCGCACCGCCGCCATCACCGGCGCCTACGTCGCCCTCGCCGACGCCGTCCACTGGGCTCAGAACAAGAAGCTCGTCAAGGCCGGCCGCAAGCCCCTCACCGGCACCGTCGCCGCCGTCTCCGTCGGCATCGTCGACGGCACCCCCCTCCTCGACCTCTGCTACGAGGAAGACGTCCGCGCCGAGACCGACATGAACGTCGTCTGCACCGGAGACGGCCGCTTCGTCGAGGTCCAGGGCACCGCCGAGGCCGAGCCCTTCGACCGCAAGGAACTCAACGCGCTCCTCGACCTCGCCTCCGGCGGCTGCGCCGAACTCGCCGAGATCCAGCGCAAGGCACTCGAAGGAACTCTCTGA
- a CDS encoding very short patch repair endonuclease: MKALDTTVQTSSRMSKQRSRDTDVEMALRRALHASGLRYRVHRRPLKAVRREADIVFGPAKVAVFVDGCFWHGCPEHATWPKRNSEFWRQKIEKNRARDANTDARLKEAGWLAVRVWEHESADKAAARVAAVVAERRALRRTGRASGDVT, translated from the coding sequence ATGAAAGCCCTGGACACGACGGTGCAGACGAGCTCCCGGATGAGTAAGCAGCGCAGCCGGGACACCGACGTGGAGATGGCCCTGCGTCGTGCCCTGCATGCCTCGGGGCTCCGCTATCGAGTGCACCGCCGCCCCCTCAAGGCGGTACGGAGGGAAGCGGACATCGTCTTCGGGCCCGCCAAGGTGGCGGTGTTCGTCGACGGTTGCTTCTGGCACGGCTGTCCGGAACACGCGACGTGGCCGAAGAGGAACTCGGAGTTCTGGCGGCAGAAGATCGAGAAGAACCGGGCACGGGACGCGAACACCGATGCCCGCCTCAAGGAGGCGGGCTGGTTGGCAGTGCGCGTCTGGGAACACGAGAGCGCGGACAAGGCCGCCGCACGCGTCGCAGCCGTGGTCGCCGAGCGGCGGGCGCTCCGTCGGACGGGGAGGGCGTCAGGCGACGTCACCTGA
- a CDS encoding PTS transporter subunit EIIC — protein MSSDSGTAPARKPFWGTLFQGLQKMGRSLQLPIAVLPAAGILNRLGQPDVFGADGLGWDDVAKVMAGAGGALLDGNLGLPLLFCIGVAIGLAKKADGSTALAATVGFLVYYNVLRQFPEECPSGTADINGGCLAPEQAFSGYTYQNPGVFGGIVIGLLAAWFWQRYHRVKLVDWLGFFNGRRLVPIIMTFVAIAFAALCLWVWPPIGDALENFSDWLVGLGSWGSGIFGVANRALLVIGLHQFLNVPIWFQFGTYTKPDGTTVNGDIPMFLAGDPNAGQFLTGFFPIMMFALPAAALAITHCARPNRRKEVGGLMLSVALTSFVTGITEPIEYSFLFIAPALYVIHALLTGVSMAVTWAFGVKDGFSFSAGLIDYVINWNLATKPWLIIPIGLAFAVLYYVIFRFAITTFNLPTPGREPEELAEEMERDVTKA, from the coding sequence ATGAGCAGCGACAGCGGCACTGCGCCGGCGAGGAAGCCGTTCTGGGGCACCCTCTTCCAGGGACTGCAGAAGATGGGACGCAGCCTGCAGCTCCCCATCGCCGTGCTGCCGGCGGCCGGCATCCTCAACCGCCTGGGACAGCCCGACGTCTTCGGTGCCGACGGCCTGGGCTGGGACGACGTCGCGAAGGTGATGGCGGGCGCGGGCGGCGCGCTGCTCGACGGCAACCTGGGGCTGCCGCTGCTGTTCTGCATCGGCGTGGCGATCGGTCTGGCGAAGAAGGCGGACGGCTCGACGGCCCTGGCGGCCACGGTCGGCTTCCTCGTCTACTACAACGTGCTGCGCCAGTTCCCCGAGGAGTGCCCTTCCGGAACGGCGGACATCAACGGCGGCTGCCTGGCGCCCGAGCAGGCGTTCAGCGGCTACACGTACCAGAACCCGGGCGTCTTCGGCGGTATCGTCATCGGCCTGCTCGCGGCCTGGTTCTGGCAGCGATACCACCGGGTGAAGCTGGTCGACTGGCTCGGCTTCTTCAACGGCCGCCGGCTCGTGCCGATCATCATGACCTTCGTCGCCATCGCCTTCGCGGCCCTGTGCCTGTGGGTCTGGCCGCCGATCGGCGACGCCCTGGAGAACTTCAGCGACTGGCTGGTGGGGCTGGGCTCGTGGGGGTCGGGCATCTTCGGAGTCGCCAACCGCGCACTGCTGGTGATCGGACTGCACCAGTTCCTGAACGTGCCGATCTGGTTCCAGTTCGGCACGTACACCAAGCCGGACGGCACGACGGTCAACGGTGACATCCCGATGTTCCTCGCGGGTGACCCGAACGCGGGCCAGTTCCTGACGGGCTTCTTCCCGATCATGATGTTCGCACTGCCGGCCGCGGCTCTGGCGATCACGCACTGCGCCCGGCCGAACCGGCGCAAGGAGGTCGGCGGCCTGATGCTCTCGGTCGCCCTGACCTCGTTCGTCACGGGTATCACCGAGCCGATCGAGTACTCGTTCCTGTTCATCGCCCCGGCGCTGTACGTCATCCACGCCCTTCTCACGGGCGTCTCGATGGCCGTGACCTGGGCCTTCGGGGTGAAGGACGGCTTCAGCTTCTCGGCCGGCCTGATCGACTACGTGATCAACTGGAATCTCGCGACGAAACCGTGGCTGATCATTCCGATCGGGCTGGCGTTCGCGGTCCTCTATTACGTGATCTTCCGTTTCGCGATCACCACGTTCAATCTCCCGACGCCGGGTCGCGAGCCGGAGGAACTGGCCGAGGAGATGGAGCGGGACGTGACCAAGGCATAG
- a CDS encoding PTS glucose/sucrose transporter subunit IIB — protein MGYRDNADLRCAETHVLRTDREKHMASKAEKIVAGLGGIDNIEEVEGCITRLRTEVIDPGKVDEAALKAAGAHGVVKMGTAIQVVIGTDADPIAADIEDMM, from the coding sequence GTGGGTTACCGTGACAACGCGGACCTCCGGTGCGCCGAGACTCACGTTCTTCGAACGGACAGGGAGAAACACATGGCCAGCAAGGCTGAGAAGATCGTCGCCGGGCTCGGTGGCATCGACAACATCGAAGAAGTCGAGGGCTGCATCACCCGACTGCGCACCGAGGTCATCGACCCCGGCAAGGTGGACGAAGCCGCGCTCAAGGCGGCCGGCGCCCACGGCGTCGTCAAGATGGGCACCGCGATCCAGGTCGTCATCGGCACCGACGCCGACCCGATCGCCGCCGACATCGAGGACATGATGTAA
- the rdgB gene encoding RdgB/HAM1 family non-canonical purine NTP pyrophosphatase has protein sequence MTRLILATRNAGKVTELHAILADAGLTHELVGADAYPQIPDTKETGVTFAENALLKAHALARATGLPAVADDSGLCVDVLNGAPGIFSARWSGTHGDDRANLELLLAQLSDIDVPHRGAHFACAAALALPDGTERVVEGTMPGTLRHLPAGTNGFGYDPILQPEGHEVTCAELTPRQKNAISHRGKAFRALVPVVRELLG, from the coding sequence ATGACCCGTCTCATCCTCGCCACCCGCAACGCCGGGAAGGTCACCGAACTCCACGCGATCCTCGCCGACGCGGGACTCACCCACGAACTCGTCGGCGCGGACGCGTACCCGCAGATCCCCGACACCAAGGAGACCGGTGTCACCTTCGCCGAGAACGCGCTCCTGAAGGCCCACGCCCTGGCCCGCGCCACCGGCCTGCCTGCCGTCGCCGACGACTCCGGCCTCTGCGTCGACGTCCTCAACGGCGCCCCCGGCATCTTCTCCGCCCGCTGGTCCGGCACCCACGGCGACGACCGCGCCAACCTGGAACTGCTGCTGGCGCAGCTCTCCGACATCGACGTTCCCCACCGCGGCGCCCACTTCGCCTGCGCCGCCGCACTCGCTCTCCCCGACGGCACCGAACGCGTCGTCGAGGGCACGATGCCCGGTACCCTCCGCCACCTCCCGGCCGGCACGAACGGCTTCGGCTACGACCCGATCCTCCAGCCGGAGGGCCACGAGGTGACCTGCGCGGAGCTGACGCCGCGGCAGAAGAACGCGATCAGCCACCGCGGCAAGGCATTCCGGGCCCTGGTGCCGGTGGTGCGGGAACTGCTGGGCTGA
- a CDS encoding DMT family transporter has product MAWVLLTVAGLLEVGWSVGMKYTDGFTRFWPSVFTGAGIVASMLLLSQAARTLPIGTAYGVWVGIGAAGAAVFGMAVLGEPATAARIFFVCLLLVAVVGLKATSGH; this is encoded by the coding sequence ATGGCCTGGGTTCTCCTCACCGTCGCCGGTCTGCTCGAGGTCGGCTGGTCGGTCGGCATGAAGTACACCGACGGGTTCACCCGTTTCTGGCCCAGCGTGTTCACCGGCGCCGGGATCGTCGCTTCGATGCTGCTGCTCTCACAGGCCGCCAGGACACTGCCGATCGGTACGGCGTACGGCGTCTGGGTCGGCATCGGCGCGGCCGGCGCGGCGGTGTTCGGCATGGCGGTGCTCGGCGAGCCGGCGACCGCCGCCCGGATCTTCTTCGTCTGTCTGCTGCTGGTCGCCGTCGTCGGGCTGAAGGCGACCTCGGGGCACTGA